The Zalophus californianus isolate mZalCal1 chromosome 7, mZalCal1.pri.v2, whole genome shotgun sequence genome includes a region encoding these proteins:
- the LOC113926894 gene encoding LOW QUALITY PROTEIN: RNA-binding protein 39-like (The sequence of the model RefSeq protein was modified relative to this genomic sequence to represent the inferred CDS: substituted 1 base at 1 genomic stop codon) has protein sequence MADDIDIEAMLEAPYKKTLXTVNHKDENKLSSANGHEDHSRRRKKSKSRSRSHERKRSKSKERKRSRDRERKKSKSRERKRSRSKERRRSRSRSRDRRFRGRYRSPYSGPKFNSAIRGKIGLPHSIKLSRRRSRSKNPFRKDKSPVREPIDNLTPEERDARTVFCMQLAASIRPRDLEEFFSTVGKVRDVRMISDRNSRRSKGIAYVEFVDVSSVPLAIGLTGQRVLGVPIIVQASQAEKNRAAAMANNLQKGSAGPMRLYVGSLHFNITEDTLRGIFEPFGRIESIQLMMDSETGRSTGYGFITFSDSECAKKALEQLNGFELAGRPMKVGHVTERTDASSASSFLDSDELERTGIDLGTTGRLQLMARLAEGTGLQIPPAAQQALQMSGSLAFGAVAEFSFVIDLQTRLSQQTEASALAAAASVQPLATQCFQLSNMFNPQTEEEVGWDTEIKDDVIEECNKHGGVIHIYVDKNSAQGNVYVKCPSIAAAIAAVNASHGRWFAGKMITAAYVPLPTYHNLFPDSMTATQLLVPSRR, from the exons ATTGAAGCAATGCTTGAGGCTCCTTACAAGAAGACTT TGTGAACTGTCAATCATAAGGATGAGAACAAGTTGAGCAGTGCTAACGGCCATGAAGACC AttccagaaggaggaaaaaaagcaagagcaGAAGTCGTAGTCATGAAcgaaaaagaagcaaaagtaaGGAACGGAAACGAAGTAGagatagagaaaggaaaaagagcaaaagcCGTGAAAGGAAGCGAAGTAGGAGCAAAGAAAGGAGACGGAGCCGCTCAAGAAGTCGAGATCGCAGATTCAGAGGCCGCTACAGAAGTCCTTACTCCGGACCAAAATTTAACAGTGCCATCCGAGGAAAGATTGGGTTGCCTCATAGCATCAAATTAAGCAGACGACGCTCTCGAAGCAAAAATCCATTCAGAAAAGACAAGAGCCCCGTGAGGGAACCTATTGATAATCTAACTCCTGAGGAAAGAGATGCAAGGACAGTTTTCTGCATGCAGCTGGCAGCAAGCATTCGGCCAAGGGATTTGGAAGAGTTTTTTTCTACAGTAGGAAAGGTTCGAGATGTGAGAATGATTTCTGATAGAAATTCAAGACGTTCCAAAGGAAttgcatatgtggaatttgtTGATGTTAGCTCAGTGCCTCTAGCAATAGGATTAACTGGCCAACGTGTTTTAGGAGTGCCAATCATAGTACAAGCTTCACAGGCAGAAAAAAACAGAGCTGCAGCAATGGCAAACAATCTACAAAAGGGAAGTGCTGGACCCATGAGGCTTTATGTGGGCTCATTACACTTTAACATAACTGAAGATACGCTTCGGGGAATCTTTGAGCCTTTTGGAAGGATTGAAAGTATCCAACTCATGATGGATAGTGAAACAGGCCGATCTACGGGATATGGATTTATTACGTTTTCTGACTCAGAATGTGCCAAGAAGGCTTTGGAACAACTTAATGGATTTGAGTTAGCAGGAAGACCAATGAAAGTTGGTCATGTTACTGAACGTACTGATGCTTCCAGTGCTAGCTCATTTTTGGACAGTGATGAACTGGAAAGGACTGGAATTGACTTGGGAACAACTGGTCGTCTCCAGTTAATGGCAAGACTTGCAGAAGGTACAGGTTTGCAGATTCCACCAGCAGCACAGCAGGCTCTACAAATGAGTGGCTCTTTGGCATTTGGTGCTGTGGCAGAAttctcttttgtcatagatttgCAAACAAGACTTTCTCAACAGACTGAAGCTTCGGCTTTAGCTGCAGCTGCCTCTGTTCAGCCTCTTGCAACACAGTGTTTCCAACTTTCTAACATGTTTAACCCTCAAACAGAAGAAGAAGTTGGATGGGATACAGAGATTAAGGATGATGTGATTGAAGAATGTAATAAACATGGAGGAGTTATTCATATTTATGTTGACAAAAATTCAGCTCAGGGCAATGTGTATGTGAAGTGCCCATCAATTGCTGCAGCCATTGCTGCTGTCAATGCATCGCATGGCAGGTGGTTTGCTGGTAAAATGATAACAGCAGCATATGTACCTCTTCCAACTTACCACAACCTCTTCCCTGATTCTATGACAGCAACACAACTACTGGTTCCAAGTAGACGATGA